In Vibrio lentus, a single genomic region encodes these proteins:
- the xerC gene encoding tyrosine recombinase XerC yields the protein MSLEPKIPLPNSLQKPLSRFYEYLRSEKGLSLHTQRNYRQQLETMAAHLVTLGLKDWAQVDAAWVRQLASKGMREGMKASSIATRLSSLRSFFDFLVLRGEMTANPAKGVSAPRKQRPLPKNLDVDEVGQLLDVNEDDPLSIRDRAMMEVMYGAGLRLAELVGINLRDVLARQGEIRVIGKGDKERKAPFSGLAKEWVDKWLKVRGELASPGEPALFVSKLGTRISHRSVQKRMEEWGKKQAVASHISPHKLRHSFATHVLESSQNLRAVQELLGHENISTTQVYTHLDFQHLAQAYDQAHPRARKKNKD from the coding sequence ATGAGCCTAGAGCCCAAAATACCTCTTCCTAACAGCCTTCAAAAGCCACTTTCTCGCTTCTATGAATATCTCAGAAGCGAGAAGGGACTCAGCCTACACACCCAGCGCAATTACCGACAACAGCTCGAAACCATGGCCGCTCATTTAGTCACTCTAGGACTGAAAGATTGGGCTCAAGTCGATGCTGCTTGGGTAAGGCAACTTGCCAGTAAAGGCATGCGTGAGGGAATGAAAGCGAGCAGCATCGCGACTCGTTTATCTTCATTGCGCAGCTTCTTTGATTTCCTTGTATTGCGTGGCGAGATGACCGCCAACCCAGCCAAAGGTGTTTCTGCACCTCGCAAGCAACGTCCTTTGCCTAAAAACCTCGATGTCGATGAAGTGGGTCAACTGCTTGATGTGAATGAGGATGATCCGTTATCGATTCGTGACCGAGCGATGATGGAAGTGATGTATGGTGCGGGATTACGATTGGCCGAACTGGTCGGTATCAACCTGAGAGATGTGTTGGCTCGACAAGGCGAAATTCGAGTGATTGGTAAGGGTGATAAAGAACGCAAAGCACCGTTTTCCGGTTTAGCGAAAGAGTGGGTCGATAAATGGTTAAAAGTACGTGGTGAACTCGCTTCGCCGGGTGAGCCTGCACTGTTTGTCTCTAAACTTGGGACACGTATTTCTCATCGCAGTGTTCAGAAGCGTATGGAGGAGTGGGGAAAGAAGCAGGCTGTCGCCAGTCATATTAGCCCACACAAACTGCGTCACTCATTTGCAACGCATGTGCTTGAATCAAGCCAAAACCTTCGTGCGGTCCAAGAGTTACTCGGACATGAAAATATCTCGACAACCCAAGTGTATACCCACTTAGATTTCCAACATTTAGCACAAGCTTATGACCAAGCTCATCCAAGAGCTCGTAAGAAGAATAAAGATTAG
- a CDS encoding DUF484 family protein → MSYVEADALTAEVVAEYLRDNPDFFQDRRNLVDRLAVNDVEQGAVSLVEVQLKRQRQRIEELEEEITGLMSLAANNDKTFYEFMDLQAQVLKCSDFMQVIKAVEQKAIELGLKAHIRVLSQLGFYQLNGERYSKFSLNHFNGKDAYLGRLRKADRQDLFGDFPVPELGSYVVLPLAKQSPLGLLAFSSEDGGHFQPHMDTLFLRHLALVVAHLADTLPWQINNEPRAQNTSS, encoded by the coding sequence TTGTCTTACGTTGAAGCCGACGCACTCACCGCTGAAGTGGTCGCGGAATATTTACGTGATAACCCAGATTTTTTTCAAGACAGAAGAAATCTGGTTGATCGCCTTGCTGTTAACGATGTTGAGCAGGGCGCGGTTTCTTTGGTTGAGGTTCAGCTTAAGCGTCAACGCCAGAGAATCGAAGAGTTAGAAGAAGAGATCACTGGCTTGATGTCACTGGCTGCGAATAACGACAAAACTTTTTATGAGTTTATGGATCTGCAAGCTCAGGTATTGAAATGCAGTGATTTCATGCAAGTTATTAAAGCAGTTGAACAAAAGGCGATTGAATTAGGTTTGAAAGCTCATATTCGCGTACTGTCTCAGTTGGGCTTTTATCAGCTTAACGGAGAGCGTTATTCGAAGTTTTCATTGAACCATTTCAACGGTAAAGATGCTTATTTAGGACGCTTGAGAAAAGCAGACAGACAAGATTTGTTTGGTGATTTTCCAGTTCCAGAGCTAGGCTCTTATGTAGTACTTCCGCTTGCTAAGCAGTCTCCATTGGGCTTGCTCGCCTTTTCTAGCGAAGATGGCGGCCATTTCCAACCCCATATGGATACGCTCTTTTTACGCCATTTAGCGCTTGTTGTTGCTCATTTGGCGGACACTTTACCTTGGCAGATAAATAATGAGCCTAGAGCCCAAAATACCTCTTCCTAA
- the dapF gene encoding diaminopimelate epimerase, with protein MHFHFSKMHGLGNDFMVVDCITQNIFFSPDLIRRLADRHTGVGFDQLLVVEAPYDPETDFHYRIFNADGSEVEQCGNGARCFARFVRMKGLTNKYSINVSTKKGKMVLKIEDNDQITVNMGIPEFEPGKIPFKAKQPEKTYILRTDVHTLFCGAVSMGNPHVVTVVDDVDTADVETLGPLLESHERFPERVNAGFMQVVNREEVRLRVYERGAGETQACGSGACGAVAVGITQGLLAENVKVRLPGGDLHISWQGPGKPLFMTGPATHVFDGQLSC; from the coding sequence ATGCACTTCCACTTTTCTAAAATGCATGGTTTGGGCAATGATTTCATGGTCGTGGACTGCATTACTCAAAATATTTTCTTTTCTCCAGATTTGATCCGTCGTTTGGCGGATCGTCACACTGGCGTGGGTTTTGATCAGCTACTTGTGGTTGAGGCTCCCTATGATCCAGAAACTGACTTCCATTACCGCATATTCAATGCGGATGGCAGTGAAGTGGAACAGTGTGGTAATGGCGCTCGTTGTTTTGCACGATTCGTTCGCATGAAAGGCTTAACGAATAAGTACAGCATCAACGTGAGCACCAAGAAAGGAAAAATGGTTCTCAAGATTGAAGACAATGACCAGATCACGGTGAACATGGGCATTCCTGAGTTCGAACCAGGCAAGATTCCATTCAAGGCAAAGCAGCCAGAGAAGACGTATATCCTGAGAACGGATGTACACACCTTGTTCTGCGGTGCCGTAAGCATGGGTAACCCGCATGTGGTTACCGTTGTTGATGACGTCGACACTGCTGATGTGGAGACCTTAGGTCCGCTTCTTGAATCACATGAGCGCTTCCCTGAGCGTGTTAACGCTGGCTTTATGCAGGTTGTTAATCGTGAAGAGGTTCGTTTACGTGTTTACGAGCGCGGCGCGGGTGAAACTCAGGCATGTGGTAGCGGCGCATGTGGCGCAGTTGCGGTTGGTATTACTCAAGGCTTACTGGCTGAGAATGTGAAAGTTCGTCTACCTGGCGGTGACTTACACATTAGCTGGCAAGGTCCGGGTAAACCTCTGTTTATGACTGGCCCAGCAACGCATGTGTTTGATGGTCAACTTTCTTGCTAA
- the lysA gene encoding diaminopimelate decarboxylase: MDYFNYQEDGQLWAEDVALSQLAEQYGTPLYVYSRATLERHWNAFDSSVGEHPHLVCYAVKANSNLGVLNTLARLGSGFDIVSGGELERVVAAGGDPAKVVFSGVGKTAAEMKRALELNIKCFNVESEPELERLNKVAGELGVKAPISLRINPDVDANTHPYISTGLRDNKFGIAFDRAPAVYAFAKTLDNLSIHGIDCHIGSQLTDIEPFIDATDRLLALIDQLRANDINIKHLDVGGGLGVVYRDELPPQPSDYAKALLARLDNHSDLELIFEPGRAIAANAGVLLTKVEFLKPTEHKNFAIIDAAMNDLMRPALYQAWQDIVPVSPRQGEAVTYDLVGPICETGDFLGKDRDLVLEEGDLLAVRSAGAYGFAMSSNYNTRSRAAEVMVDGDKTHLVRQREELTSLWELENILPE; encoded by the coding sequence TTGGATTACTTCAACTATCAGGAAGATGGCCAGCTTTGGGCTGAGGACGTCGCACTTTCACAACTAGCAGAGCAATATGGTACACCGCTGTATGTATATTCTCGTGCAACATTAGAACGCCATTGGAATGCGTTTGATTCGTCGGTTGGCGAGCACCCACACTTAGTGTGTTATGCCGTTAAAGCTAACTCGAACCTTGGCGTGTTGAATACTTTGGCTCGTTTGGGCTCTGGCTTCGACATCGTTTCTGGCGGTGAGCTAGAGCGTGTGGTTGCTGCCGGTGGCGATCCGGCGAAAGTTGTGTTCTCTGGTGTCGGCAAAACAGCCGCTGAAATGAAGCGTGCGCTTGAGTTGAACATTAAATGTTTCAACGTAGAGTCTGAACCAGAACTAGAGCGACTGAATAAAGTGGCTGGTGAGCTTGGTGTTAAGGCGCCGATTTCACTGCGTATTAACCCAGATGTTGATGCGAACACTCACCCTTACATTTCTACGGGTCTGCGTGATAACAAGTTCGGCATTGCCTTCGACCGTGCCCCTGCTGTTTATGCGTTTGCAAAAACACTCGATAACTTGTCTATCCATGGTATTGATTGCCACATCGGTTCTCAGTTAACGGATATCGAACCTTTCATCGATGCCACTGATCGCCTGCTTGCACTGATCGACCAACTACGCGCCAATGACATCAACATCAAACATCTTGATGTCGGTGGCGGTTTAGGCGTGGTTTACCGCGATGAATTACCACCACAACCTTCAGACTACGCGAAAGCTTTGTTGGCTCGTCTAGACAATCATTCTGATCTAGAGCTGATTTTCGAGCCTGGAAGAGCGATTGCTGCTAACGCTGGTGTATTATTAACGAAAGTCGAGTTCCTGAAGCCTACTGAGCATAAGAACTTTGCCATCATAGATGCAGCAATGAACGATCTGATGCGCCCGGCGCTTTACCAAGCTTGGCAAGATATTGTGCCAGTGAGCCCGCGTCAGGGTGAAGCTGTGACTTATGACTTGGTTGGTCCTATCTGTGAGACCGGTGACTTCCTAGGTAAGGATCGTGACCTTGTTCTTGAAGAAGGCGATCTACTGGCCGTTCGTTCTGCTGGTGCTTATGGCTTCGCTATGTCATCTAACTACAACACTCGTTCGCGTGCGGCTGAAGTGATGGTTGATGGCGATAAAACTCATTTGGTTCGTCAGCGTGAAGAGCTTACGAGTCTGTGGGAACTTGAAAACATTCTTCCGGAGTAA
- the lptM gene encoding LPS translocon maturation chaperone LptM, which yields MKKLITALFMVSVIGLSGCGQTGPLYDPDEVQQTEQSQ from the coding sequence ATGAAAAAATTAATTACCGCTCTGTTTATGGTGTCCGTTATTGGACTTTCTGGTTGTGGTCAAACGGGTCCTTTGTACGATCCTGATGAAGTTCAGCAGACTGAACAATCACAATAA
- the cyaY gene encoding iron donor protein CyaY, which produces MNETEFHQLVDIQMQNIEEAIDESEADIDYEVTGNVMTLEFENRSQIIINRQEPMKEIWLASKSGGFHFKLIDDKWTCSKTGMELFEMVKEECSKHADEAIDWV; this is translated from the coding sequence ATGAACGAGACTGAATTTCATCAACTGGTCGATATACAGATGCAAAACATCGAAGAAGCTATCGATGAATCAGAGGCAGATATTGATTACGAAGTGACTGGTAACGTAATGACGCTGGAGTTTGAGAACCGCAGCCAGATCATTATCAACCGCCAAGAACCAATGAAAGAAATCTGGTTAGCGTCGAAATCTGGTGGTTTTCACTTCAAGCTAATCGACGACAAGTGGACATGTTCTAAGACAGGCATGGAATTGTTTGAGATGGTTAAAGAAGAATGCTCGAAGCACGCAGATGAAGCGATCGATTGGGTCTAA
- a CDS encoding class I adenylate cyclase encodes MQAYTQTLIQRLDNLNQQRIDRALALMNVQGQRVFNLIPALLHFNHPMMPGYYDQQVPFGIRSFTLNEFQKQFVSDTELTLGGKLTEAAEPAILGLYTMGSTSSIGQSTSSDLDIWVCVSPDMDGASRDSLTNKCLLITDWAETLGVEANFFLMDEQRFRSNHSEEMTGDNCGSSQHLLLLDEFYRSAVRLAGQRLLWQIIPPEMEECYDQYVQGLCQDGYLDCSQWIDFGKLNRIPAEEYFGSNLWQLYKSIDSPYKSVLKAILLEAYSWEYPNTQLLSIDTKRRFFADEPDLYGMDSYYLMLEKVTRYLERINDHTRLDLVRRCFYLKTHEKLSREAGIGSVAWRREALTEMTKSWNWGQETIAELDNRRNWKVEQVKVVHHALLDALMLSYRNLIQFARRNDITSAISPQDISILARKLYAAFEVLPGKVTLLNPQISPDLHEPDLSFIEVRQGQANKPGWYLYKQPLIAHRILGQPSLEHHEYLSKLVAWSFFNGLITESTRLHSVVRDAHIDIDKFYQMVSDLRNTFSLRKRRPSMQALASPCEISQLAMFINFENDPTSELSGRALKVDLKNADIFSFGEEGKSLVGSVDLVYRNSWHEVRTLHFQGDTAMLDALKTVLGKMHQDALPPESVDVFCYSKNLRGVMRNMVYQLLAECIDLRLKPIEPEKRRRFKAIRLANKMFGLFFERRGVSVQMLENSVDFYRSISTNKLKGSPLLMLDKEQEYQLPDVVDGFASEGLIQFFFEDTDKGFNIYVLDESNQVEVYHQYSGEKDEMIASVNSFYTSVKDESKMSSKLINFNLPQYYQIVHPEEGNSYVVPYRNDATLASRSSKIVNI; translated from the coding sequence TTGCAGGCTTACACTCAGACTTTGATTCAACGGTTAGACAATCTAAATCAGCAGCGCATTGATCGTGCGTTGGCGTTGATGAATGTCCAAGGTCAGCGAGTTTTCAACCTTATCCCCGCACTACTTCATTTCAATCATCCAATGATGCCCGGTTACTATGACCAACAAGTTCCTTTTGGAATTCGTAGCTTCACGCTTAATGAATTCCAAAAGCAATTTGTGTCTGATACCGAATTAACGCTTGGTGGAAAACTCACTGAGGCTGCTGAACCGGCAATCCTTGGCTTGTACACCATGGGTAGCACCTCTTCTATTGGCCAAAGCACCTCAAGTGATCTTGATATCTGGGTATGTGTTTCTCCAGATATGGATGGCGCATCGCGCGATAGCCTGACCAACAAATGTCTGCTTATTACTGATTGGGCGGAAACCTTAGGGGTTGAGGCAAATTTCTTCTTGATGGATGAACAGCGTTTTCGCTCGAATCATTCTGAAGAGATGACCGGTGATAACTGCGGTTCTTCACAGCACTTGTTGTTGCTTGATGAGTTTTATCGCTCAGCGGTTCGCTTGGCTGGCCAACGTTTGCTATGGCAAATCATTCCTCCTGAGATGGAAGAGTGTTATGACCAATACGTTCAAGGCTTATGTCAGGATGGTTATCTTGATTGTTCGCAGTGGATCGATTTCGGCAAGCTGAATCGCATTCCTGCTGAAGAATACTTTGGTTCAAACCTATGGCAACTTTATAAGAGTATCGACTCACCGTATAAATCGGTGTTGAAGGCGATCCTGTTAGAAGCGTATTCATGGGAATACCCAAATACCCAACTGCTGAGCATTGATACTAAACGTCGCTTCTTTGCGGATGAACCTGATCTGTATGGTATGGATAGCTACTATCTGATGCTAGAGAAGGTAACGCGCTATCTAGAACGTATTAACGACCACACTCGTTTGGATCTGGTGAGACGTTGTTTCTACCTTAAGACTCATGAGAAGTTGTCGCGTGAAGCGGGCATTGGTTCTGTGGCATGGCGTCGTGAAGCCTTAACCGAGATGACTAAATCTTGGAACTGGGGACAAGAAACCATTGCCGAGCTCGACAACCGCCGTAATTGGAAGGTTGAGCAGGTTAAAGTGGTGCACCATGCATTGCTTGATGCTTTGATGCTGAGCTACCGTAATCTGATTCAGTTTGCACGTCGCAATGACATCACTTCAGCTATCAGTCCACAAGATATCAGCATTTTGGCTCGTAAGCTTTATGCTGCATTTGAGGTCTTGCCGGGTAAAGTGACCTTATTGAATCCTCAAATCTCTCCGGATCTGCATGAACCGGACTTGAGCTTCATCGAAGTTCGTCAAGGTCAGGCAAATAAGCCAGGTTGGTATCTATATAAACAACCATTAATTGCTCACCGTATTCTTGGTCAACCATCTCTTGAGCACCATGAGTACTTGAGTAAATTGGTGGCTTGGTCATTCTTTAATGGTTTGATTACTGAATCGACGCGTTTGCACTCTGTGGTTCGCGATGCTCATATTGATATCGATAAGTTCTATCAAATGGTGAGTGACCTTCGTAATACTTTCTCGTTGCGTAAGCGCCGCCCAAGCATGCAAGCATTGGCGAGCCCATGTGAAATTAGCCAACTGGCGATGTTCATCAACTTTGAAAATGACCCGACTTCTGAATTAAGTGGCCGTGCATTGAAGGTTGATCTTAAGAACGCCGATATCTTCAGTTTTGGTGAAGAAGGTAAGAGTTTAGTCGGCAGTGTCGATCTGGTTTATCGTAACTCTTGGCATGAAGTACGTACGCTTCATTTCCAAGGTGATACCGCGATGCTGGACGCGCTTAAGACGGTACTGGGTAAAATGCACCAAGATGCCTTACCGCCTGAGTCGGTCGATGTGTTCTGTTACAGCAAAAACCTACGCGGTGTTATGCGTAACATGGTGTACCAACTGCTTGCCGAGTGTATCGACTTACGATTGAAACCGATTGAACCAGAGAAACGTCGCCGCTTTAAAGCTATTCGTTTAGCCAATAAGATGTTTGGTCTGTTCTTTGAACGACGTGGTGTTTCGGTACAGATGTTGGAAAACTCGGTCGATTTCTACCGTAGTATCTCAACCAACAAGCTTAAGGGCTCACCTCTACTGATGCTTGATAAAGAGCAAGAGTATCAGTTGCCAGATGTAGTTGATGGCTTTGCGAGTGAAGGGTTAATTCAATTTTTCTTCGAAGATACTGACAAAGGCTTCAATATCTATGTATTGGACGAGTCGAATCAAGTTGAGGTGTATCACCAGTACAGCGGTGAAAAAGATGAGATGATCGCGAGTGTGAATTCTTTCTACACGTCGGTAAAAGATGAGTCGAAGATGTCGTCTAAGTTGATTAACTTTAATCTGCCTCAGTACTACCAAATTGTTCATCCAGAAGAGGGCAACTCTTACGTTGTACCTTATCGTAACGATGCGACTTTAGCTTCTCGGAGCTCAAAAATAGTCAACATCTAG
- the hemC gene encoding hydroxymethylbilane synthase produces MTNSTPIRIATRKSPLALWQAYFVRDALQAAHPGLEVELVTMVTKGDIILDTPLAKVGGKGLFVKELEVAMLEGRADLAVHSMKDVPVDFPEGLGLVTICEREDPRDAFVSNTYNNIDELPQGAVVGTCSLRRQCQLLEYRPDLIIKELRGNVGTRLGKLDDGQYDAIVLAAAGLKRLELEERIRSFIEPEQSLPAVGQGAVGIECRLDDERLIKLLEPLNHKDTADRVLCERAMNLTLEGGCQVPIGSYSLLDGDNIWLRALVGEPDGSKMVRGEISGSRKDAEALGVTLANQLLDDGAREILTKLYADQE; encoded by the coding sequence ATGACAAATTCAACACCAATCCGTATCGCTACCAGAAAAAGCCCTCTTGCCCTTTGGCAGGCATACTTTGTAAGGGATGCACTTCAAGCTGCTCACCCTGGTTTAGAGGTTGAGTTGGTAACTATGGTGACCAAAGGTGACATCATCCTTGATACTCCGCTTGCTAAAGTGGGTGGTAAAGGGCTGTTCGTTAAAGAACTCGAAGTGGCAATGCTAGAAGGTCGTGCTGACCTCGCAGTTCACTCAATGAAAGATGTGCCAGTCGACTTTCCTGAAGGTCTAGGCCTGGTAACTATTTGTGAGCGCGAAGATCCTCGTGATGCATTCGTATCAAACACTTACAACAACATCGATGAGCTACCACAAGGTGCTGTCGTGGGTACATGTAGCCTACGTCGCCAATGTCAGTTACTAGAATACCGCCCTGATTTAATCATCAAAGAACTACGCGGCAATGTAGGTACTCGTTTAGGTAAGCTCGATGACGGTCAATACGATGCGATCGTACTGGCAGCTGCTGGTCTTAAGCGTTTGGAACTAGAAGAACGGATCCGCAGCTTTATCGAACCAGAACAATCTCTACCAGCTGTAGGCCAAGGCGCTGTTGGTATTGAATGTCGTCTTGATGATGAACGCTTAATCAAACTTCTTGAGCCACTGAACCACAAAGACACAGCCGATCGCGTGCTATGCGAACGTGCAATGAACCTAACTCTGGAAGGTGGTTGTCAGGTGCCTATTGGTAGCTACTCACTATTAGACGGCGACAACATCTGGCTGCGTGCACTTGTCGGTGAACCAGACGGTTCTAAAATGGTTCGCGGCGAGATCTCTGGCTCTCGTAAAGATGCTGAAGCGCTTGGCGTTACTCTAGCGAATCAACTGTTGGATGACGGTGCGAGAGAAATCTTAACCAAGCTATACGCAGACCAAGAATAA
- a CDS encoding uroporphyrinogen-III synthase, translating to MTVLVTRPGSEGQSLCQQLADEGIQAIHHPLIRIVDNPDSVDLSTQLNNSDIIIAVSHHAVTAAQSILSKTSSIWPTSPLYLGVGQKTAHVLSKVCKQKVNYPQVSDSEHLLKLTELNGVDNKSILILRGNGGRELIRDSLLTRGAQVSYCETYRREYIPISDHNTYQTWINKNTSKVVITSQEQLEYLCSITPDEYLAWLSTRQLFVPSQRIADRAQQLGFSSVTNTQSATNQILLAALQP from the coding sequence ATGACAGTGTTGGTGACTCGTCCCGGTTCAGAGGGACAATCGCTTTGCCAACAACTAGCGGATGAAGGGATTCAAGCAATCCATCATCCGCTTATTCGTATCGTTGATAATCCAGACTCAGTGGATCTAAGCACCCAGCTTAATAACAGCGATATTATTATTGCAGTCAGTCACCATGCCGTGACCGCTGCCCAAAGCATCCTTTCGAAAACTTCATCTATTTGGCCTACTTCGCCGCTTTATCTTGGCGTTGGTCAAAAAACTGCGCACGTTTTGAGCAAAGTCTGTAAACAAAAAGTAAACTATCCCCAAGTTAGTGATAGTGAACATCTTCTTAAACTTACTGAACTTAATGGCGTAGATAATAAATCCATTTTGATACTGCGTGGCAATGGTGGGCGTGAGCTCATTCGAGATTCTTTACTCACTCGAGGTGCACAAGTCTCTTATTGTGAGACCTATCGTAGAGAATATATTCCCATTAGCGACCACAATACCTATCAAACATGGATAAACAAAAACACGTCCAAAGTTGTCATCACTAGTCAGGAGCAATTGGAGTATCTCTGCTCAATTACCCCTGATGAGTATTTGGCTTGGCTTTCAACAAGACAACTATTTGTCCCAAGCCAGCGCATAGCAGATCGAGCACAACAACTCGGATTCTCTAGCGTGACCAATACTCAAAGTGCTACGAACCAAATATTACTGGCTGCTCTCCAGCCTTAG
- a CDS encoding uroporphyrinogen-III C-methyltransferase encodes MTSKKNNEHIEPEQKQDTQPVVVENEKAESTETKQPEQKLDASASNIAQNEQPQAEHKEQIEKAEKQGKRGVKLGAIAIAISIIFSGGIAFQMQQKSAEYSAQIAALQAQLQNTQSAVNKDLQTIKQETIQEASHAVEKTQVVQSQQQKSIQSLQLAVADVKGRRPNDWLLAEADYLVKLAGRKLFLEHDAVSATKLMESADQRIAALNDPSLVSLRQSMTNDITKLRTIPLIDRDGLVLRITSLQKQVDTLPLANAILPEAAVVEKKAVSQDINDWQNNLMTSMKDFSENFITFRSRDGEVIPLLSPEQHFYLRENIKGKLETAIRAVYKEQGDIYSAALQTANEWSKSYLNQDNNSVIEFEKAIKQLSEQNISVKYPVKLESQNELSDVIRERLRREVTVMTTEEK; translated from the coding sequence ATGACAAGCAAAAAAAATAATGAGCATATTGAACCTGAACAGAAACAAGACACTCAGCCAGTAGTTGTTGAAAACGAAAAAGCTGAATCTACAGAGACAAAACAACCTGAACAAAAACTTGATGCCTCTGCGTCAAATATCGCTCAAAATGAACAGCCTCAAGCCGAACATAAAGAGCAAATAGAAAAAGCGGAAAAGCAAGGTAAGCGCGGTGTCAAACTAGGCGCTATTGCGATCGCTATTTCTATTATTTTCAGTGGCGGCATCGCGTTTCAAATGCAGCAAAAGAGCGCTGAGTACTCAGCTCAGATCGCAGCTCTTCAAGCACAACTGCAAAATACTCAATCTGCAGTAAATAAAGACTTACAAACCATCAAGCAAGAGACCATCCAAGAAGCATCACATGCGGTGGAGAAGACTCAAGTCGTGCAATCTCAGCAACAGAAGAGCATTCAAAGCCTACAGCTAGCAGTTGCTGACGTTAAAGGTCGCCGTCCAAATGACTGGTTGCTTGCTGAAGCTGATTACCTTGTGAAACTTGCTGGTCGTAAACTGTTCCTAGAGCATGATGCCGTTAGTGCCACCAAACTAATGGAAAGCGCCGATCAACGTATCGCCGCACTGAATGACCCAAGCTTGGTCTCTCTTCGTCAATCAATGACCAATGATATTACTAAGCTTCGCACTATCCCTCTGATCGACCGTGATGGCTTAGTTCTTCGTATCACAAGCCTACAAAAACAAGTCGATACTCTACCGCTTGCCAATGCGATTCTTCCAGAAGCTGCGGTTGTTGAGAAAAAAGCCGTATCGCAAGACATCAATGATTGGCAGAACAACCTGATGACGTCGATGAAAGATTTCTCAGAAAACTTCATCACCTTTCGCAGTCGTGATGGAGAAGTCATTCCTCTACTATCACCAGAGCAGCACTTCTACCTACGTGAAAATATCAAAGGCAAACTAGAGACAGCCATTCGCGCAGTCTACAAAGAGCAAGGCGATATCTACAGTGCAGCACTGCAAACAGCTAACGAGTGGTCGAAGTCATACCTAAACCAAGATAACAACTCAGTGATTGAGTTTGAGAAGGCAATTAAGCAGCTGAGCGAGCAGAATATTTCTGTGAAATACCCTGTGAAACTTGAGTCTCAAAATGAGTTATCAGACGTGATACGTGAACGCCTACGTCGTGAAGTCACCGTTATGACCACGGAGGAAAAATAA